A genome region from Pseudomonas anguilliseptica includes the following:
- a CDS encoding RluA family pseudouridine synthase, with product MPLSQVEILHQDAALLVINKPTLLLSVPGRAEDNRDCLVTRLQENGYPEARIVHRLDWETSGIIVLARDADSHRELSRQFHDRETEKAYTALCWGQPELDSGSIDLPLRYDPPTKPRHVVDHEQGKHALTYWKVLERHAEHCRVELTPITGRSHQLRVHMLSIGHPLLGDGLYAHAQALAAHPRLCLHASMLSLNHPQTGERMRFECPAPF from the coding sequence ATGCCCCTCAGCCAAGTAGAAATTCTCCACCAGGACGCCGCCCTGCTGGTGATCAACAAGCCCACCCTGCTGCTCTCGGTGCCCGGCCGCGCCGAGGACAACCGCGATTGCCTGGTCACCCGCCTGCAGGAAAACGGCTACCCGGAAGCGCGCATCGTCCATCGCCTGGACTGGGAAACCTCGGGGATCATCGTCCTGGCCCGCGATGCCGACAGCCACCGCGAGCTGTCGCGGCAGTTCCACGACCGCGAAACCGAGAAGGCCTACACCGCACTGTGCTGGGGCCAACCCGAGCTGGACAGCGGCAGCATCGACCTGCCGCTGCGCTACGACCCGCCGACCAAGCCGCGCCACGTAGTCGACCATGAACAGGGCAAACATGCCCTGACCTACTGGAAGGTGCTGGAACGCCACGCCGAGCATTGCCGCGTCGAGCTGACGCCGATCACCGGTCGCTCGCACCAGCTGCGCGTGCACATGCTGTCTATCGGCCACCCGCTACTCGGCGACGGCCTGTACGCCCATGCACAAGCCCTGGCCGCCCACCCGCGCCTGTGCCTGCACGCCAGCATGCTCAGCCTGAACCACCCGCAAACAGGCGAACGCATGCGCTTCGAGTGCCCGGCACCGTTCTAA
- a CDS encoding ribonucleoside-diphosphate reductase subunit alpha — translation MHTDTSRENPQANAPQATDDNQSLNATAPGQLRVIKRNGTVVPYTDDKITVAITKAFLAVEGGTAAASSRIHETVERLTEQVTATFKRRMPSGGTIHIEEIQDQVELALMRAGEQKVARDYVIYREAQANKRKNASAGEVAQPHPSIRVTHTDGSVAPLDMGRLNTIVTEACEGLAEVDGALIEKETLKNLYDGVAQSDVSTALVMTARTLVEREPNYSYVTARLLMDNIRAEGLGFLGVATSATHHEMSELYAKALPAYIAKGIEFELLNPVLASFDLEKLGKAINHERDQQFTYLGLQTLYDRYFIHKDGTRFELPQVFFMRVAMGLAIEEKQKEDRAIEFYNLLSSFDYMASTPTLFNAGTLRPQLSSCYLTTVPDDLSGIYNAIHDNAMLSKFAGGLGNDWTPVRALGAYIKGTNGKSQGVVPFLKVVNDTAVAVNQGGKRKGAVCAYLETWHMDIEEFIELRKNTGDDRRRTHDMNTANWIPDLFMKRVFDDGQWTLFSPSEVPDLHDLTGKAFEERYEYYEALTQYGGKIKLFKTIQAKDLWRKMLSMLFETGHPWLTFKDPCNLRSPQQHVGVVHSSNLCTEITLNTNADEIAVCNLGSVNLPNHIVDGKLDTAKLEKTIKVAVRMLDNVIDINYYSVPQAKNSNFKHRPVGLGIMGFQDALYLQHIPYGSDAAVEFADKSMEAVSYYAIQASCDLADERGSYSTFDGSLWSKGILPLDSQQILIEQRGQKYIDVDLNETLDWAPVRARVQKGIRNSNIMAIAPTATIANITGVSQSIEPTYQNLYVKSNLSGEFTVINPYLVRDLKARGLWDSVMINDLKYYDGSVQQIERIPQELKDLYATAFEVDTKWIVDAASRRQKWIDQAQSLNLYIAGASGKKLDVTYRMAWYRGLKTTYYLRALAATSTEKSTINTGKLNAVSSGGNDGLSAAPAKAPEVEMSAGPAPVPKACAIDEPDCEACQ, via the coding sequence ATGCACACCGACACCTCCCGCGAGAACCCGCAGGCCAATGCGCCGCAGGCCACCGATGACAACCAGAGCCTGAACGCCACCGCGCCGGGTCAACTGCGTGTGATCAAGCGTAACGGCACCGTGGTGCCCTACACCGATGACAAGATCACCGTTGCCATCACCAAGGCCTTTCTCGCAGTTGAAGGCGGCACTGCAGCCGCTTCGTCGCGTATCCATGAAACTGTCGAGCGCCTGACCGAGCAGGTCACCGCCACCTTCAAGCGCCGCATGCCGTCCGGCGGCACCATCCATATCGAAGAAATCCAGGACCAGGTCGAACTGGCCCTGATGCGCGCCGGCGAGCAGAAAGTCGCCCGCGACTACGTGATCTACCGCGAAGCCCAGGCCAATAAGCGCAAGAACGCTAGCGCTGGTGAAGTTGCCCAGCCACACCCAAGCATTCGTGTCACCCACACCGACGGCAGCGTTGCGCCGCTGGACATGGGCCGCCTCAACACCATAGTCACCGAAGCCTGCGAAGGCCTGGCCGAAGTCGATGGTGCGCTGATCGAAAAAGAAACCCTGAAAAACCTCTACGACGGCGTAGCGCAGAGCGACGTCAGCACCGCTCTGGTGATGACCGCGCGCACCCTGGTCGAGCGTGAGCCGAACTACAGCTACGTCACCGCCCGCCTGCTGATGGACAACATCCGCGCCGAAGGCCTGGGCTTCCTCGGCGTGGCCACCAGCGCCACCCACCACGAAATGAGCGAGCTGTACGCCAAGGCGCTGCCGGCCTACATCGCCAAAGGTATCGAGTTCGAACTGCTGAACCCGGTGCTGGCCAGCTTCGACCTGGAAAAACTCGGCAAGGCGATCAACCACGAGCGCGATCAGCAGTTCACCTACCTGGGCCTGCAGACCCTCTACGACCGCTACTTCATCCACAAGGACGGCACCCGCTTCGAACTGCCGCAAGTATTCTTCATGCGCGTGGCCATGGGCCTGGCGATTGAAGAGAAGCAGAAAGAAGACCGCGCCATCGAGTTCTACAACCTGCTCTCAAGCTTCGACTACATGGCCTCGACGCCGACCCTGTTCAACGCCGGCACCCTGCGTCCACAGCTGTCGTCGTGCTACCTGACCACCGTGCCGGATGATCTGTCGGGCATCTACAACGCCATCCACGACAACGCCATGCTGTCCAAGTTTGCCGGCGGTCTGGGCAACGACTGGACCCCAGTACGTGCCCTGGGCGCCTACATCAAAGGCACCAACGGCAAGTCGCAAGGCGTTGTACCGTTCCTCAAAGTGGTCAACGACACCGCAGTAGCAGTTAACCAGGGCGGCAAGCGCAAGGGCGCGGTCTGCGCCTACCTGGAAACCTGGCACATGGACATCGAAGAGTTCATCGAGCTGCGCAAGAACACCGGTGACGACCGTCGCCGCACCCACGACATGAACACCGCAAACTGGATCCCGGACCTGTTCATGAAGCGCGTGTTCGACGATGGCCAGTGGACCCTGTTCAGCCCGTCCGAAGTGCCAGACCTGCACGACCTGACCGGTAAAGCCTTCGAAGAGCGCTACGAGTACTACGAAGCCCTGACCCAGTACGGCGGCAAGATCAAGCTGTTCAAGACCATCCAGGCCAAAGACCTGTGGCGCAAGATGCTCAGCATGCTGTTCGAAACCGGCCACCCATGGCTGACCTTCAAGGACCCATGCAACCTGCGCAGCCCGCAGCAGCACGTGGGCGTGGTACACAGCTCGAACCTGTGCACCGAGATCACTCTGAACACCAACGCCGACGAAATCGCCGTGTGCAACCTGGGTTCCGTCAACCTGCCGAACCACATCGTCGACGGCAAGCTGGACACCGCCAAGCTGGAAAAGACCATCAAGGTCGCTGTGCGCATGCTCGATAACGTTATCGACATCAACTACTACAGCGTGCCGCAGGCGAAGAACTCCAACTTCAAGCACCGCCCAGTGGGCCTCGGCATCATGGGCTTCCAGGACGCCCTGTACCTGCAACACATCCCGTACGGCTCCGACGCCGCCGTGGAATTTGCCGACAAGTCGATGGAAGCGGTCAGCTACTACGCCATCCAGGCCTCCTGTGACCTGGCCGACGAACGCGGCAGCTACTCCACCTTTGACGGTTCGCTGTGGAGCAAGGGCATCCTGCCGCTCGACTCGCAGCAGATCCTGATCGAGCAGCGCGGCCAGAAGTACATCGACGTTGACCTGAACGAAACCCTGGACTGGGCGCCAGTACGTGCCCGTGTACAGAAAGGCATCCGCAACTCGAACATCATGGCCATCGCCCCGACCGCGACCATCGCCAACATCACCGGCGTGTCGCAGTCGATCGAACCGACCTATCAGAACCTCTATGTGAAATCGAACCTCTCGGGCGAATTCACCGTGATCAACCCGTACCTGGTGCGCGACCTCAAAGCCCGCGGCCTGTGGGACTCGGTGATGATCAACGACCTCAAGTACTACGACGGTTCCGTGCAGCAGATCGAGCGCATCCCGCAGGAGTTGAAAGACCTCTACGCCACCGCGTTCGAAGTGGACACCAAGTGGATCGTCGACGCCGCCAGCCGCCGCCAGAAGTGGATCGACCAGGCTCAGTCGCTGAACCTGTACATCGCCGGCGCCTCGGGCAAGAAGCTCGACGTGACCTACCGCATGGCCTGGTACCGTGGCCTGAAAACCACCTACTACCTCCGTGCCCTGGCCGCCACCAGCACCGAGAAATCCACCATCAACACCGGCAAGCTCAACGCCGTGTCCAGTGGTGGCAACGATGGCCTGAGCGCAGCACCGGCCAAGGCCCCGGAAGTGGAAATGAGCGCAGGCCCAGCTCCAGTACCAAAGGCCTGTGCCATTGATGAACCAGACTGCGAAGCCTGCCAGTAA
- a CDS encoding ATP-binding protein, translating to MNSIFLRIYGGMLAVLVLVALLGVGALQLLNEVRVDQYRERLAQGTFRLMADNLSPMVDIERRRAVTVWGRLLGIPLRVETLESAGLDSGARNSLRRGQVLVQQTGPHEARIFSQLDGKPLLLIADVQQVSEQLARATSFLLIDELVRYPWDGQPRRLAALKKDKQFGFDLRLVRLDQADLDPDQRRRVDEGDTVMALGRGGDSIHVFSGIVDTPWVLEIGPLYQMNPYPAQWLVLIGALGLSLIGLMVYLLVRPLEQRLSDLEGAATRIASGRLDARVPTRGSDSVGRLAAAFNAMAEHLQRSLSIQREMVRAVSHELRTPVARLRFGLEMIGDAETDAARRKYMEGMDSDIQDLDKLVDEMLTYARLEQGSPALNFQQVDLGELIDQVITELAPLRASVRVEHGPSRDALDGGGAGVEAELRYLHRALQNLVSNAMRHAESRVRVSYQVGQQRCRLDVEDDGPGVPEEAWERIFTPFLRLDDSRTRASGGHGLGLSIVRRITYWHGGRAQISRSEALGGACFSLIWPRKQG from the coding sequence ATGAACTCGATCTTCCTGCGCATCTACGGCGGCATGCTCGCCGTGCTGGTGCTCGTTGCGCTGCTCGGTGTCGGCGCGCTGCAGCTGCTCAACGAAGTGCGGGTCGATCAATACCGTGAGCGCCTGGCTCAGGGTACCTTCCGCCTGATGGCCGATAACCTCTCACCCATGGTGGATATCGAGCGGCGCCGCGCGGTTACGGTGTGGGGGCGCTTGCTCGGTATTCCGCTGCGCGTCGAGACGCTGGAAAGTGCTGGGTTGGACAGCGGCGCGCGCAATAGCCTGCGCCGCGGCCAGGTGCTGGTGCAGCAGACCGGTCCGCACGAGGCGCGCATCTTTAGCCAGTTGGACGGGAAGCCGTTGCTGCTGATCGCCGATGTGCAGCAGGTCAGCGAACAGCTGGCCCGCGCTACCAGTTTCCTGCTGATCGACGAACTGGTGCGTTATCCCTGGGATGGACAACCGCGCCGGCTGGCCGCTTTGAAAAAGGACAAACAGTTCGGTTTCGACTTGCGCCTGGTGCGCCTCGATCAGGCCGACCTCGACCCTGATCAGCGCCGCCGCGTGGACGAGGGCGATACGGTGATGGCCCTGGGGCGGGGCGGCGACAGCATTCATGTGTTCTCCGGCATCGTCGACACGCCCTGGGTGCTGGAAATCGGCCCGCTGTACCAGATGAACCCGTACCCCGCGCAGTGGCTGGTGTTGATCGGCGCGCTGGGCCTGAGTCTGATCGGTTTGATGGTCTATCTGCTGGTGCGGCCGTTGGAGCAGCGCCTGAGCGACCTGGAAGGCGCCGCCACGCGCATCGCCAGCGGTCGGCTGGATGCTCGTGTGCCAACCCGCGGCAGTGATTCGGTGGGGCGTTTGGCGGCTGCCTTCAACGCCATGGCCGAGCACCTGCAGCGCTCCTTGAGTATTCAGCGTGAGATGGTCCGTGCGGTGTCCCATGAGCTGCGCACGCCGGTGGCACGCTTGCGCTTCGGCCTGGAAATGATTGGCGACGCGGAAACCGATGCGGCGCGGCGCAAATATATGGAGGGCATGGACAGCGATATCCAGGACCTCGACAAGCTGGTCGACGAGATGCTCACTTACGCGCGCCTGGAGCAGGGCTCGCCGGCGCTGAACTTCCAGCAGGTCGACCTGGGCGAGCTGATCGATCAGGTGATCACCGAGCTGGCGCCGCTGCGCGCCAGTGTGCGGGTCGAGCACGGCCCTTCACGCGATGCCCTGGATGGCGGCGGCGCCGGTGTTGAAGCCGAGCTGCGCTACCTGCATCGCGCTCTGCAGAATCTGGTAAGCAACGCCATGCGCCATGCCGAATCACGGGTGCGGGTGAGTTATCAGGTGGGCCAGCAGCGTTGCCGCCTGGATGTCGAAGACGATGGCCCCGGCGTGCCGGAAGAGGCCTGGGAGCGCATCTTTACGCCGTTCCTGCGCCTGGACGACAGTCGCACGCGCGCCTCGGGCGGGCATGGCCTGGGCCTCTCCATCGTGCGGCGGATTACCTACTGGCACGGCGGCCGCGCGCAGATCAGTCGCAGCGAAGCGCTGGGCGGCGCCTGTTTTAGTCTGATCTGGCCGCGTAAGCAGGGCTAG
- a CDS encoding response regulator — MEQQSWHILIVEDDQRLAELTREYLQGNGLNVSIEMDGAQAAARILQEQPDLVILDLMLPGEDGLSICRKVRGQYEGPILMLTARTDDMDQVLGLEMGADDYVCKPVRPRVLLARIRALLRRHEGSEAQAPGERRRLQFGPLVIDSAMREAWLGEQGIELTSAEFDLLWLLTSNAGRILAREEIFNALRGIEYDGQDRSIDVRISRIRPKIGDDPMHPRLIKTVRSKGYLFVAEAAEALT; from the coding sequence GTGGAGCAGCAGTCGTGGCACATCCTTATTGTCGAAGACGACCAGCGCTTGGCCGAGTTGACCCGTGAGTACCTGCAGGGCAACGGCCTCAACGTGTCAATCGAGATGGATGGCGCGCAGGCCGCCGCGCGGATTCTGCAGGAGCAGCCTGATCTGGTGATTCTCGACCTGATGCTGCCCGGCGAAGACGGCCTGTCGATCTGCCGCAAGGTGCGCGGGCAATACGAGGGGCCGATCCTGATGCTCACTGCGCGTACCGACGATATGGACCAGGTGCTGGGCCTGGAAATGGGCGCGGACGATTATGTCTGCAAGCCGGTGCGCCCGCGTGTGTTGCTGGCGCGCATCCGTGCGCTGCTGCGGCGCCATGAAGGCAGTGAGGCCCAGGCTCCTGGCGAGCGCCGGCGTCTGCAGTTCGGCCCGTTGGTGATCGACAGCGCCATGCGTGAGGCCTGGCTGGGTGAGCAGGGTATCGAGTTGACCAGTGCCGAATTCGACCTGCTGTGGCTGCTGACTTCCAATGCCGGGCGAATTCTCGCGCGCGAGGAAATCTTCAACGCATTGCGCGGCATCGAATACGACGGCCAGGACCGTTCCATCGACGTGCGCATTTCACGCATCCGCCCGAAAATCGGTGACGACCCGATGCATCCGCGGCTGATCAAGACCGTGCGCAGCAAGGGCTATCTGTTTGTTGCCGAAGCGGCTGAAGCGCTGACATGA
- a CDS encoding class I SAM-dependent methyltransferase, translating to MLRALDCWQQPPGLALDLGCGAGRDTLELLRRGWQVVAIDNEPQALECLHAQVPTEHREALESHCAAFEHFKLPTASLINSSFALPFCPPEAFAQLWQRISDALRDGGLFAGHFFGEHDDWANSPQLTIHSRAHLQDLLYGWEIIELEEIDRSGKTAVGRSKHWHLFSVVARR from the coding sequence TTGCTGCGTGCCCTCGACTGCTGGCAGCAGCCCCCAGGCTTGGCGCTGGATCTTGGCTGCGGCGCAGGGCGCGACACCCTCGAACTACTGCGCCGCGGCTGGCAGGTTGTGGCGATTGATAATGAGCCCCAGGCCCTCGAATGCCTGCATGCGCAAGTACCGACCGAGCACCGGGAAGCGCTGGAATCCCATTGCGCCGCGTTTGAACACTTCAAGCTCCCCACTGCCAGCTTGATCAACAGCAGCTTCGCCCTACCGTTCTGCCCACCCGAGGCCTTCGCGCAGCTCTGGCAACGCATAAGCGACGCGCTTCGCGACGGCGGATTGTTTGCCGGGCACTTCTTTGGCGAGCACGATGACTGGGCCAACAGCCCACAACTGACCATTCACAGCCGCGCACACTTGCAGGACCTGCTGTACGGCTGGGAAATCATCGAACTGGAAGAGATCGACCGAAGCGGAAAAACCGCAGTCGGTCGCAGCAAACACTGGCATCTGTTTTCTGTAGTTGCCCGCCGCTGA
- the minE gene encoding cell division topological specificity factor MinE yields the protein MNIFDFFRERKKETTASIAKERLQIIVAHERGQRSQPDYLPALQQELVEVIRKYVNIDSDQVQVALENQGSCSILELNITLPDR from the coding sequence ATGAACATTTTTGACTTCTTTCGTGAGCGCAAGAAAGAAACCACCGCGTCCATTGCGAAAGAGCGTCTGCAAATCATCGTCGCCCACGAGCGCGGCCAGCGCAGCCAGCCGGACTACCTGCCGGCCCTGCAGCAAGAGCTGGTCGAGGTGATCCGCAAGTACGTGAACATCGACTCGGATCAAGTACAGGTTGCTCTGGAAAACCAGGGCAGCTGTTCCATTCTGGAACTCAACATCACCCTGCCGGACCGTTAA